The following coding sequences lie in one Corynebacterium humireducens NBRC 106098 = DSM 45392 genomic window:
- the deoC gene encoding deoxyribose-phosphate aldolase: MKRSELAQYIDHTLLKPEATAADVEWLVEEAVDLGVYSVCVSPSRLPVYTPGNLRVATVCGFPSGAHHSNIKAAEASLAVSTGADEVDMVINLAFAMEHEFEAVESEIRAVRDAIPNRVLKVILETAALSDFQIVQCCIAAERAGADFVKTSTGFHPAGGATVRAVEIMHDTVGGFLGIKASGGIRDTETALAMIEAGATRLGCSASAAVLDGL, translated from the coding sequence ATGAAGCGCAGCGAACTGGCCCAGTACATCGACCACACCCTCCTGAAGCCGGAGGCGACGGCCGCCGACGTCGAGTGGCTCGTCGAGGAGGCTGTCGACCTCGGCGTCTACTCGGTGTGTGTCTCCCCCTCGCGCCTGCCCGTGTACACCCCGGGCAACCTCCGGGTGGCCACCGTGTGTGGTTTCCCCTCCGGCGCGCACCACAGCAACATTAAGGCGGCCGAGGCCTCCCTGGCGGTGAGCACCGGCGCGGACGAGGTGGACATGGTGATCAACCTCGCCTTCGCCATGGAGCACGAGTTCGAGGCGGTGGAGTCCGAGATCCGCGCAGTGCGCGATGCCATCCCCAACCGGGTGCTCAAGGTCATCCTCGAGACGGCGGCGCTCTCCGACTTCCAGATCGTCCAGTGCTGCATCGCGGCGGAACGGGCGGGCGCGGACTTCGTGAAGACCTCCACCGGGTTCCACCCCGCCGGCGGCGCGACCGTCCGGGCCGTGGAGATCATGCACGACACCGTCGGCGGCTTCCTCGGCATCAAGGCCTCGGGAGGCATCCGTGACACCGAGACCGCCCTGGCCATGATCGAGGCCGGTGCCACCCGCCTGGGCTGCTCCGCCTCCGCCGCGGTTCTCGACGGCCTGTGA
- a CDS encoding thymidine phosphorylase, producing the protein MDMIDIIRTKRDGAALSTAQIDWVIDAYTHDRVGEEQMAALAMAVFLRGMERREIVDWTNAMIDSGSRMGWTLGKGTVDKHSTGGVGDKITLPLGPLVAAHGVAVPQLSGRGLGHTGGTLDKLEAVPGWRADLSTPEMQDILRGPGAFVAAAGADLAPADRKLYALRDVTGTVDSIPLIASSIMSKKIAEGTDALVLDVKVGSGAFMRELADARELARTMVELGEDAGVRSCALLTDMSTPLGRTVGNALEVREAVEVLAGGGPADVVELTLALAREMLTLAGVDADPADALRDGRAMDTWRAMVTAQGGDPDAPLPQARHTRDVLAERDGYVTGLDALEVGTASWRLGAGRSRKEDPVQAGAGIEIHAPLGARVTRGQRLLTLHTDTPERFDRALEVLAPVIGDTPPTPRTLIHGKID; encoded by the coding sequence ATGGACATGATCGACATTATCCGCACCAAGCGTGACGGTGCCGCCCTGAGCACCGCCCAGATCGACTGGGTCATCGACGCCTACACGCACGACCGGGTGGGCGAGGAGCAGATGGCGGCGCTGGCGATGGCGGTCTTCCTCCGCGGGATGGAACGGCGGGAGATCGTCGACTGGACGAACGCGATGATCGACTCGGGCAGCCGGATGGGGTGGACGCTGGGAAAGGGGACGGTGGACAAGCACTCGACCGGTGGGGTGGGCGACAAGATCACGCTGCCGCTCGGACCCCTGGTCGCGGCGCACGGGGTCGCGGTGCCGCAGCTCTCCGGCCGCGGGCTGGGGCACACGGGTGGGACGCTGGACAAGCTGGAGGCCGTCCCCGGGTGGCGGGCGGACCTGTCGACGCCCGAGATGCAGGACATCCTGCGCGGTCCGGGGGCGTTCGTCGCGGCGGCGGGTGCCGATCTCGCGCCCGCGGACCGTAAGCTCTACGCCCTGCGCGACGTCACCGGCACGGTCGACTCGATCCCGCTGATCGCCAGCTCGATCATGAGCAAGAAGATCGCCGAGGGCACCGACGCCCTCGTCCTCGACGTCAAGGTGGGGTCCGGGGCGTTCATGAGGGAGCTTGCCGACGCCCGCGAGCTCGCCCGCACCATGGTCGAGCTGGGGGAGGACGCGGGAGTGCGCAGCTGCGCACTCCTCACCGACATGTCGACGCCGCTGGGACGCACCGTGGGCAACGCCCTGGAGGTGCGCGAGGCCGTGGAGGTGCTCGCCGGTGGGGGACCGGCGGACGTCGTGGAACTGACGCTGGCGTTGGCCCGGGAGATGCTCACCCTCGCCGGGGTCGACGCCGACCCCGCCGACGCTCTGCGGGACGGCCGCGCGATGGACACGTGGCGGGCGATGGTCACCGCGCAGGGCGGCGACCCGGACGCCCCGCTGCCACAGGCCCGGCACACACGTGACGTGCTGGCCGAACGGGACGGCTACGTCACGGGCCTCGACGCACTCGAGGTCGGCACCGCCAGCTGGCGGCTCGGCGCGGGACGCTCCCGGAAGGAGGACCCGGTGCAGGCGGGGGCGGGCATTGAGATCCACGCGCCGCTGGGCGCCCGGGTCACCCGCGGGCAGCGGCTGCTCACGCTCCACACCGACACCCCGGAGCGATTCGACCGCGCCCTGGAGGTGCTGGCGCCGGTCATCGGGGACACCCCGCCCACCCCGCGCACGCTCATCCACGGGAAGATCGACTAG
- a CDS encoding cytidine deaminase has translation MLLDLLDQARRAAAHAYAPYSNHPVGAAVLTTTGEVFTGCNVENAAYGETICAERGAVMAMVAAGFRDIEAVAVSGPDGPCWPCGSCRQVLHEFGCRRVLVDDHEVDFADLLPHAFRL, from the coding sequence ATGCTTCTCGACCTGCTGGACCAGGCCCGCCGCGCCGCCGCCCACGCCTACGCCCCGTACAGCAACCACCCCGTCGGAGCCGCCGTGCTCACCACCACGGGGGAGGTCTTCACCGGCTGCAACGTCGAGAACGCCGCCTACGGGGAGACCATCTGCGCCGAACGCGGCGCCGTCATGGCGATGGTCGCCGCCGGCTTCCGTGACATCGAGGCCGTGGCGGTCAGCGGCCCCGACGGCCCGTGCTGGCCCTGCGGCTCCTGCCGCCAGGTGCTCCACGAGTTCGGCTGCCGCCGCGTGCTTGTCGACGACCACGAGGTGGATTTCGCGGACCTGCTGCCGCACGCCTTCAGGCTGTGA
- the rpsP gene encoding 30S ribosomal protein S16: MAVKIKLQRIGKIRTPHYRVVIADARTRRDGKVIENIGIYEPKQEPSVIKIDSERAQYWLSVGAQPTEPVMALLKVTGDWQKFKGLEGAEGTLKVAEEKPSKLDLFNQALAEANEGPTAEAITEKKRKAKEEAEAKAAAEKEAAEKAAAEEAAKAEAEAEAAEEAPAEESSEESAE; the protein is encoded by the coding sequence ATGGCTGTCAAGATCAAGCTGCAGCGTATCGGTAAGATCCGCACCCCGCACTACCGCGTCGTCATCGCCGACGCCCGCACCCGCCGTGACGGCAAGGTCATCGAGAACATCGGCATCTACGAGCCGAAGCAGGAGCCGTCCGTCATCAAGATCGACTCCGAGCGCGCACAGTACTGGCTGTCCGTCGGCGCCCAGCCGACCGAGCCGGTCATGGCTCTGCTGAAGGTCACCGGCGACTGGCAGAAGTTCAAGGGCCTGGAGGGCGCCGAGGGCACCCTCAAGGTCGCCGAGGAGAAGCCGTCCAAGCTGGACCTGTTCAACCAGGCTCTGGCCGAGGCCAACGAGGGCCCGACCGCTGAGGCCATCACCGAGAAGAAGCGCAAGGCCAAGGAGGAGGCCGAGGCCAAGGCTGCTGCTGAGAAGGAGGCCGCCGAGAAGGCTGCCGCCGAGGAGGCCGCCAAGGCTGAGGCAGAGGCCGAGGCCGCCGAGGAGGCTCCGGCTGAGGAGTCCTCCGAGGAGTCCGCTGAGTAA